In the genome of Actinomadura graeca, one region contains:
- a CDS encoding ATP-binding protein: protein MGGPGVLGEVTLPGVRRSVAYARGFVRELAGGYERLDDLVMVVSETVANAITHTASGLEGGRVRVVLAAGPDCYRLEVTDDGAAGGRPFVKDETGAETGRGMRIVAGLASRWGFRTEGARTVVWAEFPAPAVDGRGRETVGDPG from the coding sequence GTGGGCGGGCCGGGGGTGCTCGGCGAGGTGACGTTGCCGGGCGTGCGGCGGTCGGTCGCGTACGCGCGGGGCTTCGTCAGGGAACTGGCGGGCGGGTACGAGCGGCTGGACGATCTGGTGATGGTGGTGAGCGAGACGGTCGCGAACGCGATCACGCACACCGCGTCGGGGCTGGAGGGCGGCCGGGTGCGGGTGGTGCTCGCCGCCGGGCCGGACTGCTACCGGCTGGAGGTCACCGACGACGGCGCGGCCGGCGGGCGGCCGTTCGTCAAGGACGAGACCGGCGCCGAGACCGGCCGCGGGATGCGGATCGTGGCGGGCCTGGCATCGCGGTGGGGGTTCCGGACGGAGGGCGCGCGCACGGTGGTGTGGGCGGAGTTCCCGGCCCCGGCCGTGGACGGCCGCGGCCGGGAGACGGTCGGCGACCCCGGCTGA
- a CDS encoding GlxA family transcriptional regulator: MQRVAFVIYEGFHSLDLTGPHEVFHFTGRYECLVVASEAGPVRASSGLPVHASHGVRDVPPGGVDTLMVIGGRGVDRARDDTALTAWIAAAARTARRVTSVCSGVLLLADAGLLDGRRVTTHWGRERQLRDEYPGLAVDCDPIYIRDGRFWTSAGVTAGMDLALALVENDHGRDVAHAVARELVMFLRRPGSQSQFSVPLWSAQPSSDPIRAAVAAVQADPGARHSVADLAGRSGLSARHLQRRFTAELGVPPAAYVERVRVEAARRALAEGEEPVETLARRLGFGTGETLRRAFHRQVGVAPSDYRDRFRGMREFA; this comes from the coding sequence ATGCAGCGCGTCGCGTTCGTGATCTACGAGGGGTTCCACTCGCTCGACCTGACCGGCCCGCACGAGGTGTTCCACTTCACCGGGCGGTACGAGTGCCTGGTCGTGGCGTCCGAGGCGGGTCCCGTCCGGGCGAGCAGCGGGCTGCCCGTGCACGCCTCGCACGGGGTCCGGGACGTGCCGCCGGGCGGCGTCGACACGCTGATGGTCATCGGCGGGAGGGGCGTCGACCGCGCGCGGGACGACACGGCGCTCACCGCCTGGATCGCCGCCGCCGCGAGGACGGCGCGGCGCGTCACGTCGGTGTGCAGCGGGGTGCTGCTGCTGGCCGACGCCGGGCTGCTGGACGGCCGCCGGGTCACCACGCACTGGGGCCGCGAGCGGCAGCTCAGGGACGAGTACCCGGGGCTGGCCGTCGACTGCGACCCGATCTACATCCGGGACGGGCGGTTCTGGACGTCCGCCGGGGTCACCGCGGGGATGGACCTCGCGCTCGCCCTGGTCGAGAACGACCACGGCCGGGACGTCGCGCACGCGGTGGCCCGGGAGCTGGTGATGTTCCTGCGGCGGCCCGGCAGCCAGTCGCAGTTCAGCGTCCCGCTGTGGTCGGCGCAGCCGTCCTCCGACCCGATCCGGGCGGCGGTGGCGGCGGTCCAGGCCGACCCGGGCGCCCGGCACAGCGTCGCCGACCTGGCCGGGCGGTCGGGGCTCAGCGCGCGGCACCTCCAGCGCCGGTTCACCGCCGAGCTGGGCGTGCCGCCCGCCGCGTACGTCGAGCGGGTGCGGGTGGAGGCGGCGCGGCGGGCGCTCGCGGAGGGCGAGGAGCCCGTCGAGACGCTGGCCCGCCGGCTCGGCTTCGGGACGGGCGAGACGCTGCGCCGCGCCTTCCACCGGCAGGTCGGCGTCGCCCCGTCCGACTACAGGGACCGTTTCCGAGGAATGAGGGAGTTCGCATGA